Proteins encoded within one genomic window of Geotalea daltonii FRC-32:
- a CDS encoding sigma-54-dependent transcriptional regulator has protein sequence MANILIIDDDDLMCQSLSHVAKRWGHEVTCTHTLAAGQKQVSDHDFDVVFLDVRMPDGNGLMVLPLIQAASSAPEIIIMTGYGNPTGAELAINNGAWDYIEKGSSVKEITLSLVRALEYRKQKQNSNAARNVVMLKRDGIIGSSPRINACLEQVAQAAGSDAGILITGETGSGKELFARATHANSRRAEKPFVVVDCAALPDTLVESLLFGHERGAFTGAEQARPGLVAQADGGTLFLDEVGELPLTMQKAFLRVLQEHRFRPVGSQREVTSDFRLIAATNRNLDEMVDRGSFRQDLLYRLRTFAIELPPLRERREDLKILARGCVDRLCDRYSLGAKGFAPDFLRMLVSYPWPGNVRELFNAMERTVAAAGTEAILFPKHLPTHIRIHVTKATVGNGQPHAESPPRSMAPFPKYHDFRESIQVQAERQYFLDLLSLSQENIAEACRISGLSQSRLYALLKKLELPKNC, from the coding sequence ATGGCGAACATCCTCATCATCGACGACGACGACCTGATGTGCCAGTCACTGTCCCACGTGGCGAAACGGTGGGGGCACGAGGTAACCTGCACCCATACCCTGGCGGCAGGGCAAAAGCAGGTTTCAGACCATGATTTTGACGTGGTTTTCCTTGATGTGCGGATGCCCGATGGAAATGGGTTGATGGTTCTTCCCCTCATCCAGGCTGCCTCTTCGGCGCCGGAAATCATCATCATGACCGGCTACGGCAATCCGACCGGTGCAGAACTGGCCATCAACAACGGCGCCTGGGACTACATCGAAAAAGGTTCTTCCGTAAAAGAAATTACCCTTTCCCTGGTACGGGCACTGGAATACCGCAAGCAGAAGCAGAACAGCAACGCAGCAAGAAACGTGGTGATGCTCAAGCGGGATGGCATTATCGGCTCAAGCCCGCGCATCAACGCTTGTCTGGAGCAGGTAGCTCAGGCTGCAGGCAGTGACGCCGGTATCCTCATTACCGGCGAAACCGGCTCGGGCAAGGAACTCTTTGCCCGAGCCACCCACGCCAACAGCAGACGGGCGGAAAAGCCGTTTGTCGTTGTGGACTGCGCAGCCCTGCCCGACACCCTGGTGGAGAGCCTGCTTTTCGGCCATGAAAGAGGTGCCTTTACCGGAGCGGAGCAGGCGCGCCCTGGGCTTGTTGCCCAAGCAGACGGCGGTACCCTCTTTCTCGATGAAGTGGGCGAGCTTCCCCTTACCATGCAGAAAGCCTTTCTGCGTGTTTTGCAGGAACACAGATTCCGTCCGGTGGGCAGCCAGCGGGAAGTTACCAGCGATTTCCGGCTGATTGCCGCCACCAACCGAAACCTGGACGAGATGGTGGACAGGGGAAGCTTCCGTCAGGACCTGCTCTATCGCCTCCGTACCTTTGCCATCGAACTTCCCCCCTTGCGAGAGCGTCGGGAAGACCTTAAAATCCTTGCCAGAGGATGTGTAGACAGGCTTTGTGACCGGTACTCCCTTGGCGCCAAGGGCTTTGCGCCCGATTTCCTGAGGATGCTCGTCTCGTATCCGTGGCCGGGAAACGTGCGAGAGCTGTTCAATGCCATGGAACGTACTGTTGCCGCTGCAGGCACCGAGGCCATCCTTTTCCCCAAGCATCTGCCCACCCACATTCGCATTCATGTTACCAAAGCCACCGTCGGCAATGGCCAGCCCCATGCAGAATCCCCTCCCCGGTCCATGGCTCCCTTTCCCAAATACCATGATTTCCGCGAGTCAATCCAGGTCCAGGCGGAAAGGCAATACTTCCTGGACCTGCTATCCCTTTCACAGGAGAACATTGCCGAAGCTTGCCGCATCTCCGGCCTCTCCCAATCCCGCCTCTATGCATTGCTGAAAAAACTGGAGCTGCCGAAAAACTGCTGA
- a CDS encoding response regulator translates to MNEREILIADRDSEFRNQIAEYFRQAGYQVETTDSAIHAFCSILEKHIPVILLGDDFDGKLASADLVPLLKKCNRQLAIIVVSDEMPLSMARKIRQEGIFYHAFKPAGPADREELHQAVRCALKKTFARSRID, encoded by the coding sequence ATGAACGAGCGGGAAATCCTCATAGCCGACAGGGACAGTGAATTCCGTAACCAGATCGCTGAGTATTTCCGACAGGCGGGTTACCAGGTGGAAACAACCGATTCCGCTATCCATGCCTTCTGCAGCATCCTTGAAAAGCACATCCCCGTAATTCTTCTTGGAGATGATTTCGATGGCAAACTCGCTTCTGCCGACCTGGTTCCTCTCCTGAAAAAATGCAACCGGCAGCTGGCCATAATTGTCGTATCCGACGAAATGCCCCTGTCGATGGCCAGGAAAATCAGGCAAGAGGGCATTTTTTATCACGCCTTTAAACCAGCCGGTCCAGCCGACCGGGAAGAGCTGCACCAGGCAGTCAGATGCGCCCTGAAGAAAACCTTTGCAAGGAGCCGGATTGATTAA
- a CDS encoding cytochrome c3 family protein → MKDIEIAPLNILLTLAGLAFCAVATSADAESFSYGGTDGKSSNCLVCHENSKTIGARYAIDREQYSHTSHARIGCVACHDTVSPKHPADGIASKRSECSQCHDDTAGEYASSKHAAKASCRDCHNPHRVSAPKEISGQEMNRMCAGCHNRESMEARHATWLPQADLHLGMLPCVTCHTASENYLITLHVIKRDGNNRYGEFRLATFAELDKLAGGKDIRSLVDTNGDTYISLAELRLFNEKQDQRMFRLQGVMVPEKVTHDFQTLENRWDCTFCHASGPRAMQRSTLALPEKNGTFTRIDVEKGAVLEALGSTPDFYMTGATRNGALDRIGLAIIAGGLVMPVGHGFLRFLTRKNRKERSHRHE, encoded by the coding sequence GTGAAAGATATAGAAATTGCACCCTTGAATATCTTGCTTACACTTGCCGGCCTTGCTTTCTGTGCCGTGGCCACCAGTGCCGACGCCGAGAGTTTTTCCTATGGCGGCACGGACGGCAAAAGCAGCAACTGCCTGGTCTGCCATGAAAATAGCAAAACCATCGGCGCACGCTATGCCATCGATCGCGAGCAATACAGCCACACCAGTCACGCCAGGATTGGCTGTGTCGCCTGCCACGACACGGTTTCACCAAAACATCCGGCCGACGGCATCGCCTCGAAAAGATCCGAATGCAGCCAATGCCACGATGACACGGCTGGGGAATATGCCAGCAGCAAGCACGCCGCCAAGGCCTCCTGCCGAGACTGCCACAACCCCCATCGGGTCAGCGCCCCCAAGGAAATATCCGGCCAGGAAATGAACAGGATGTGCGCCGGCTGCCACAATCGGGAAAGCATGGAAGCCAGGCATGCAACGTGGCTGCCCCAGGCCGACCTGCACCTGGGCATGCTCCCTTGCGTCACCTGCCACACCGCTTCCGAGAACTACCTGATCACTCTCCATGTCATAAAAAGGGATGGGAACAACCGCTACGGCGAGTTCAGGCTGGCCACATTCGCAGAGCTGGACAAGCTGGCAGGAGGAAAGGATATTCGCTCCCTGGTCGACACCAACGGCGATACATATATTTCCCTGGCGGAACTGCGGCTGTTCAACGAAAAGCAGGATCAGAGGATGTTCAGGCTCCAGGGGGTGATGGTTCCCGAGAAGGTGACCCATGACTTCCAGACCCTGGAGAATCGCTGGGACTGCACCTTCTGCCATGCATCAGGTCCCCGGGCCATGCAGAGGAGCACCCTGGCCCTGCCGGAGAAAAACGGCACCTTCACCCGCATTGACGTGGAAAAGGGAGCCGTCCTAGAGGCGCTGGGAAGCACACCGGATTTCTATATGACTGGAGCCACCCGCAACGGGGCCCTGGACAGGATCGGCCTGGCAATCATCGCCGGAGGGCTGGTAATGCCGGTGGGGCACGGCTTCCTGCGATTTCTGACACGAAAAAACAGAAAAGAAAGGAGTCATCGCCATGAGTGA
- a CDS encoding cytochrome b/b6 domain-containing protein, whose amino-acid sequence MSEKRMIYLQPTPVRIWHWLNALGIITLCVTGIQIRFPEFLAIFGSYKTAIMLHNTAGIVVSLSFSLWFFYYKLSGKLAKIYVPNSDELKYGLARQAFFYFFRYFRGDPSPHHATPDNKFNPMQKSAYLAIMFVLMPLVALTGILLMNVSPLRELVLLSGGLKILVTVHFLLACSLCAFLFTHVYLATLGHTPMAYIKPMWSGWEETEGDEAVTHQTIGKRKNPGSVPEPVEERRLP is encoded by the coding sequence ATGAGTGAAAAGAGGATGATCTACCTGCAGCCGACCCCGGTACGCATATGGCACTGGCTCAATGCCCTGGGCATCATCACTCTCTGCGTCACCGGCATTCAGATTCGCTTTCCCGAATTCCTGGCCATCTTCGGCAGCTACAAGACGGCCATCATGCTCCATAATACCGCCGGCATCGTCGTCTCCCTCTCCTTCTCCCTCTGGTTTTTCTACTACAAATTATCGGGGAAGCTGGCGAAGATCTATGTGCCCAATTCCGACGAGCTCAAATACGGGTTGGCGCGCCAGGCATTCTTCTATTTCTTCAGGTACTTCCGTGGCGATCCCAGCCCCCATCACGCCACGCCGGACAACAAGTTCAACCCCATGCAGAAGTCGGCCTACCTGGCTATCATGTTCGTCCTCATGCCGCTGGTGGCCCTGACCGGCATTCTGCTCATGAACGTATCGCCGCTACGCGAGCTGGTGCTGTTAAGCGGCGGCCTGAAGATCCTCGTCACCGTTCATTTCCTGCTCGCCTGCTCCCTGTGCGCCTTCCTCTTCACCCATGTCTACCTGGCGACCTTGGGGCACACCCCCATGGCATACATCAAGCCCATGTGGAGCGGCTGGGAGGAAACGGAAGGGGATGAGGCAGTAACTCACCAGACCATAGGGAAAAGGAAGAATCCAGGATCAGTGCCGGAACCCGTTGAAGAAAGGAGGTTGCCATGA
- a CDS encoding ribbon-helix-helix protein, CopG family: MPALSLRLPEDLDNRLDEEANREGLPRSEVARQAISEYITRREKERFMAELVAEASAGYANEAIRNESIEITEEFLPLDNEALDIAESRKPGEPRPEETGERWWK; the protein is encoded by the coding sequence ATGCCTGCATTGAGCCTGCGCCTGCCCGAAGATCTTGATAATCGACTGGATGAAGAAGCCAATCGGGAGGGCCTGCCCAGATCAGAAGTAGCCCGCCAGGCCATATCCGAGTATATTACCCGCCGTGAAAAAGAACGTTTCATGGCCGAACTGGTGGCCGAGGCCAGCGCGGGCTATGCAAACGAGGCTATCCGCAACGAATCCATCGAAATCACGGAAGAATTCCTTCCACTGGACAACGAGGCCCTCGATATCGCCGAAAGTCGCAAGCCTGGTGAACCCCGCCCCGAGGAAACAGGCGAGCGGTGGTGGAAATGA
- a CDS encoding type II toxin-antitoxin system PemK/MazF family toxin produces MKRRGEIWTANLTPGRGREIAKIRPVLVIQDNALTARGTPMVVILPLTTQVYPSFKLWRIMIEPRDRLLKPCQVVVDQPRALDLDRFGDGPLTSLTPEEMAAVEKSLKGVLGLL; encoded by the coding sequence ATGAAGCGGCGCGGCGAGATATGGACAGCCAACCTCACCCCCGGACGCGGTCGTGAAATCGCCAAAATACGGCCTGTTCTGGTCATCCAGGATAACGCCCTTACGGCAAGAGGCACGCCGATGGTGGTTATTCTGCCACTTACCACACAAGTTTACCCATCCTTCAAACTCTGGCGCATAATGATCGAGCCGCGAGACCGGCTGCTCAAGCCTTGCCAGGTCGTCGTCGACCAGCCAAGAGCCCTCGATCTCGATCGTTTCGGCGATGGCCCTTTGACCAGCCTCACCCCAGAAGAAATGGCAGCGGTGGAGAAGAGCCTAAAAGGGGTGCTGGGGCTGCTTTAA
- the cas2 gene encoding CRISPR-associated endonuclease Cas2 has translation MWIVVCYDVNTETRQGRKRLRRVAQVCKNYGQRVQKSVFECQVNEMKLEDLRRKLLREIEEKEDNLRLYRLTEPREKNVETFGIFEQVFFDDDPLIV, from the coding sequence ATGTGGATTGTCGTCTGTTATGATGTGAACACGGAAACGAGGCAGGGAAGGAAAAGGCTGCGCCGAGTGGCCCAGGTGTGCAAGAACTACGGTCAGCGGGTGCAGAAGTCGGTATTTGAATGTCAGGTGAATGAGATGAAGCTGGAAGACCTGCGCCGCAAGCTGCTCCGGGAGATCGAAGAGAAGGAGGATAACCTCAGGTTGTATCGGCTGACCGAGCCACGTGAAAAGAACGTGGAGACGTTTGGGATTTTTGAGCAGGTATTTTTTGATGATGATCCGCTGATCGTATGA
- the cas1c gene encoding type I-C CRISPR-associated endonuclease Cas1c, with product MKQLLNTLYVMTQGSYLSLDHETVRVEVNGKLQMQVPLHHLGSVVTFGNVMISPFFLGKCADDGRPVVILSRSGRYKCRMVGKTSGNVLLRQAQYEAVRDKGKAAAIARNMVAGKVKNARQVLMRGARESDSPEEETALRKASEIHADTLFRLKSICEIDQVRGLEGESAAAYFAVFDQMVKDGDRAAFAMDNRNRRPPLDPMNALLSFLYTLVLNDCISAVESVGLDSQMGFLHALRPGRPSLGLDLMEEFRAVIADRLALTLINRKQITEKDFEPRPGGAVYLNEDGRKTVVVAYQKRKQEEFFHPILGEKVAFGIVPHVQARLLARHLRGDLEEYTPVLYT from the coding sequence ATGAAACAGCTTCTGAATACCTTATATGTCATGACTCAAGGTTCATACCTGAGCCTGGATCATGAAACCGTGCGGGTGGAGGTGAATGGCAAGCTGCAGATGCAGGTGCCCCTTCACCATCTTGGTTCTGTCGTTACCTTCGGCAATGTGATGATCAGTCCCTTTTTCCTCGGCAAATGTGCCGATGACGGCAGGCCGGTGGTGATTCTCAGCCGGAGCGGGCGGTACAAATGCCGCATGGTGGGCAAGACCAGCGGCAACGTCCTGCTGCGCCAGGCCCAGTACGAGGCGGTGCGGGATAAGGGAAAAGCGGCAGCGATTGCCCGGAATATGGTTGCAGGCAAGGTGAAGAATGCCCGCCAGGTGCTCATGCGCGGCGCCCGTGAGAGCGATAGCCCCGAAGAGGAAACGGCCTTGCGCAAGGCCTCGGAAATCCATGCGGATACGCTTTTCAGGCTCAAAAGCATTTGCGAAATAGATCAGGTGCGCGGCCTGGAAGGGGAGTCGGCAGCGGCATATTTTGCCGTGTTCGATCAGATGGTCAAGGATGGGGATCGGGCGGCCTTTGCCATGGATAACCGCAACCGGCGGCCCCCCCTTGATCCCATGAATGCCCTGCTTTCCTTTCTATATACCCTGGTACTGAACGATTGCATCAGCGCGGTGGAGAGCGTGGGGCTGGACAGTCAAATGGGGTTCCTGCATGCCTTGCGTCCCGGCAGGCCGTCCCTGGGATTGGATCTCATGGAAGAATTCCGAGCAGTCATTGCCGATAGGCTGGCACTGACCCTCATCAACCGCAAACAGATCACCGAGAAGGATTTCGAACCACGTCCCGGCGGGGCGGTATATCTCAATGAAGACGGTCGCAAGACAGTTGTGGTCGCCTATCAGAAGCGGAAACAGGAAGAGTTCTTTCATCCGATCCTTGGGGAAAAGGTTGCATTCGGCATCGTACCCCACGTGCAGGCCCGGTTGTTGGCCCGCCACTTGCGCGGCGATCTGGAGGAATATACGCCGGTTTTATATACCTGA
- the cas4 gene encoding CRISPR-associated protein Cas4, giving the protein MTPDNVDPVMISALEHYAYCPRQCALIHVEQVWSENIYTMRGRDVHERVDEVSAHELAGVRYERALPIWCRRLNLVGKADLVEFHDNVPYPVEYKSGRRRRGDPETLQLCAQAICLEEMFGVPVETGALYWHSSRERKEVGMTAAMREQVVRVVAAVGEMLEKGIVPPPVNDKRCEGCSLKESCLPSVVAEKDRERLAYRELFEVKP; this is encoded by the coding sequence ATGACACCTGACAATGTCGATCCAGTCATGATCTCGGCCCTGGAGCACTACGCCTACTGCCCGCGTCAGTGTGCCCTAATTCATGTGGAACAGGTGTGGAGCGAGAACATTTACACCATGCGCGGGCGTGACGTGCACGAGCGAGTGGACGAAGTCTCGGCCCATGAATTGGCGGGGGTGCGATATGAGCGGGCGCTCCCAATCTGGTGCAGAAGACTCAACTTGGTAGGCAAGGCGGATCTGGTTGAGTTTCATGACAATGTTCCTTATCCGGTGGAATATAAATCCGGACGACGGCGCCGGGGCGACCCTGAGACTCTTCAGCTGTGTGCCCAGGCGATCTGTCTGGAGGAGATGTTCGGTGTGCCGGTAGAAACAGGGGCGCTCTACTGGCACAGTTCTCGGGAGCGGAAGGAAGTCGGCATGACTGCTGCCATGCGGGAGCAGGTTGTGCGAGTGGTTGCCGCCGTTGGGGAGATGCTGGAAAAGGGCATTGTGCCGCCGCCGGTCAACGACAAACGCTGTGAGGGCTGTTCATTGAAGGAATCGTGTCTGCCGTCAGTAGTGGCGGAAAAAGATCGTGAACGTCTGGCTTACCGGGAATTATTCGAGGTGAAACCATGA
- a CDS encoding virulence RhuM family protein: MKKQKDLIPSSGEFLLYQTEDGRTRIQCRFADETIWLTQAQIGELFQTTPQNVTLHLKAIFAEGELDEGATCKDYLQVRQEGGRDVSRSLRHYRLEAILAVGYRVRSHRGTQFRQWATALLGEYLLKGFTMDDERLKNPPGKGQKDYFDEQLERIRDIRSSERRFYQKVLDIYATSVDYSPNIDLSQQFFAAVQNKMHWACHGQTAAEVIYRRPDADKPHMGLVSTRPGGIVRKEDVAIAKNYLTGEELQALNRIVAAYLDFAELQALRRKPMTMHNWIGKLDDFLKLSEHDLLDHAGTITAEAAKEKAELEYERYRIMIDALPRPVDRDFLEALKQMEARQKPGEN; the protein is encoded by the coding sequence ATGAAAAAACAGAAAGACCTCATCCCCTCCTCCGGCGAATTCCTTCTCTACCAGACCGAAGATGGGCGCACTCGTATTCAGTGCCGCTTTGCCGACGAAACCATATGGCTGACCCAGGCGCAGATTGGAGAGCTGTTTCAGACGACACCCCAGAACGTGACGCTCCACCTTAAAGCCATCTTTGCCGAGGGTGAATTGGACGAAGGGGCAACCTGTAAGGATTACTTACAAGTTCGTCAGGAGGGGGGCCGGGATGTTTCCCGTAGCTTGCGGCATTACCGGCTTGAGGCCATCCTTGCCGTCGGTTACAGGGTCCGCAGTCATCGTGGCACCCAGTTCCGCCAGTGGGCAACGGCACTCTTGGGTGAATACCTGCTCAAAGGTTTCACCATGGATGACGAACGCCTGAAAAATCCGCCGGGAAAAGGGCAGAAGGATTATTTCGATGAACAGTTGGAGCGGATTCGTGACATCCGCTCTTCCGAGCGACGATTTTATCAGAAGGTACTCGATATTTATGCGACCAGCGTTGACTATTCGCCGAATATTGATCTGTCACAGCAATTCTTTGCCGCTGTGCAGAACAAGATGCATTGGGCCTGTCATGGTCAGACGGCGGCAGAGGTGATTTACCGGCGGCCAGATGCAGACAAGCCGCACATGGGGCTTGTTTCGACCCGCCCCGGCGGCATAGTGCGGAAAGAGGATGTTGCCATCGCCAAGAACTACCTTACGGGAGAGGAACTTCAGGCGCTGAACCGTATTGTGGCAGCGTATCTCGACTTCGCCGAACTCCAAGCGCTACGTCGCAAGCCGATGACCATGCATAACTGGATCGGCAAGCTGGATGATTTCCTGAAGCTCTCGGAGCATGACCTACTGGATCATGCCGGTACGATTACAGCTGAAGCTGCAAAAGAAAAGGCGGAACTGGAATATGAACGATATCGTATCATGATCGATGCATTGCCCCGCCCGGTTGACAGGGATTTTCTGGAGGCACTGAAGCAGATGGAAGCACGGCAAAAGCCGGGGGAGAATTAA
- the cas7c gene encoding type I-C CRISPR-associated protein Cas7/Csd2 — MSLSNKIDFAVVFKVTNANPNGDPLNGNRPRTIYEGNGEVSDVCIKRKIRNRLMEAGQRIFVQSDDSKNDKHPSLKSRADEVLDGIKAADEKAKKACETWFDVRAFGQLFAFKAAGGKKGKAKEGEEPGDDKGVSIGIRGPVSVQSAFSISPVSLTSTQITKSVSGEGDGTKRGSDTMGMKHRVDRGIYTFYGSMNPQLAVKTGFSDADAAAIKAVLPRLFENDASSARPEGSMEVLKVVWWQHNCASGQCSSAKVHRSLNVMDTDDLNLLISFNELNGPVPEIIDGV, encoded by the coding sequence ATGAGCCTGTCAAACAAAATCGATTTCGCAGTAGTTTTCAAAGTGACCAACGCCAACCCGAACGGTGACCCCCTCAACGGCAACCGTCCCCGCACCATCTACGAAGGAAACGGTGAGGTTTCCGATGTCTGCATCAAGCGCAAGATTCGCAACCGTTTGATGGAGGCGGGACAACGAATTTTTGTTCAGTCCGATGACAGCAAAAACGACAAGCATCCAAGCCTCAAATCGCGCGCCGATGAAGTGCTTGATGGGATAAAGGCAGCAGATGAGAAAGCGAAAAAAGCCTGTGAAACCTGGTTTGATGTCCGTGCATTTGGGCAGCTCTTTGCTTTCAAGGCAGCCGGTGGCAAGAAAGGCAAGGCCAAAGAGGGAGAAGAGCCCGGCGATGATAAAGGCGTATCTATCGGCATTCGCGGTCCTGTCAGCGTTCAGTCGGCATTCAGTATTTCCCCGGTCAGCCTGACCAGCACCCAGATCACCAAGAGTGTTAGCGGCGAAGGTGACGGCACCAAGCGTGGTTCTGACACCATGGGGATGAAACACCGCGTGGATCGTGGCATTTATACCTTTTACGGCAGTATGAACCCGCAACTGGCCGTCAAGACCGGATTCAGTGATGCTGACGCAGCGGCTATCAAGGCTGTCCTCCCTCGCTTGTTCGAGAATGACGCCTCATCCGCCCGTCCCGAAGGAAGTATGGAGGTTTTGAAAGTGGTATGGTGGCAGCACAACTGCGCAAGTGGCCAATGCTCTTCCGCCAAGGTGCACAGAAGCTTGAACGTCATGGACACTGACGATCTGAATTTATTGATTTCGTTCAATGAACTGAATGGGCCGGTACCTGAAATAATTGACGGGGTCTGA
- the cas8c gene encoding type I-C CRISPR-associated protein Cas8c/Csd1, with protein MSWIEKLHQTYENNLGNIANPKDAVPLLPLFHSTQNAQLHVVLDGQGNLLDASVVMKDDAQTIIPATEASAGRSGAKIAPHALCDTLQYVAGDYLEYGGNPNKKKNESGFEPYLKGLKAWVDSSQHRKLQSVFAYLKQGRLIKDLIEKKVLYADNSGQLAAEWIDEADAPPVFKIIKQANKKGQFEAFVRFSVEISGDTQSELWKDASLWDSWRSYYAGLQTNRDLCMVTGGTAGLASNHPKNIRYPGDGAKLISSNDSEGFTYLGRFTTDAEACGIGIEVTQKAHSALRWLIERQGRRDGDQAVVAWAVSGADVPDPQADTFAFLFGGKDAPASPKTGYTAQEVGVALSKKLAGYGAKLKPTDEVVVLGLDSATPGRMAISYYRELLGSEFLERIESWHTSCCWLQYFGKDRIFVGAPAPRDIAEVAYGRRIDDKLRKATIERLLPCIVDGAPIPRDLVESCVRRASNKNGIEYWEWEKALGIACALYRKRHEKEGYTMALDENRTTRDYLYGRLLALAENLEHWAIRTAGESRPTNAERMMQRFADRPYSTWRTLELSLLPYKVRLGDKAHKVKSLLDAVHVKFDPPEEFTRDDRLSGEFLLGYHCQRAALKPAVASEATGANDDLDNSDD; from the coding sequence ATGAGCTGGATTGAGAAGCTGCATCAGACGTATGAGAATAACCTCGGGAACATTGCCAATCCAAAGGATGCAGTTCCTTTACTGCCTCTTTTCCACAGTACGCAAAATGCACAACTCCATGTCGTGCTAGATGGACAAGGTAATTTGCTGGACGCATCTGTTGTGATGAAAGATGACGCACAGACCATTATTCCGGCAACGGAGGCATCAGCCGGGCGTTCAGGAGCTAAAATTGCTCCCCATGCGCTCTGTGACACGTTGCAATATGTAGCCGGTGATTATTTGGAGTATGGGGGGAATCCCAATAAAAAGAAAAACGAATCAGGTTTTGAGCCGTATCTGAAAGGGCTAAAAGCATGGGTTGATAGCTCACAACATCGGAAATTGCAGTCGGTGTTTGCTTACTTGAAACAGGGGCGACTCATAAAGGACTTGATTGAAAAGAAAGTGCTTTATGCCGACAACAGCGGGCAACTGGCTGCAGAGTGGATAGATGAAGCAGATGCTCCGCCTGTTTTCAAGATTATCAAGCAAGCCAACAAAAAGGGCCAATTTGAAGCTTTTGTCAGGTTTTCTGTTGAGATCTCCGGAGATACTCAGTCCGAACTGTGGAAGGATGCATCGCTTTGGGACTCTTGGCGCAGTTACTATGCGGGCCTGCAGACCAACCGCGATCTTTGTATGGTTACGGGTGGAACAGCTGGCCTTGCTTCTAATCATCCGAAAAACATTCGCTATCCCGGTGACGGAGCAAAACTGATTTCGTCAAACGATTCGGAAGGATTTACCTATCTGGGGCGATTCACAACTGATGCGGAAGCCTGTGGAATAGGGATTGAGGTAACGCAAAAAGCTCATAGTGCTTTGCGGTGGCTGATTGAGCGCCAAGGCAGACGTGACGGAGATCAAGCTGTGGTTGCCTGGGCCGTGTCCGGGGCGGATGTCCCAGATCCTCAGGCGGACACCTTTGCTTTCTTGTTCGGAGGCAAGGATGCACCGGCGTCGCCAAAGACCGGCTACACCGCTCAGGAAGTTGGCGTGGCATTGTCGAAAAAGTTGGCTGGCTATGGGGCAAAGCTGAAACCAACTGACGAGGTCGTTGTCCTCGGACTTGACTCCGCCACACCTGGTCGTATGGCCATCAGCTACTACCGTGAACTGCTAGGCTCCGAGTTCCTTGAGCGGATCGAGTCGTGGCATACCAGCTGTTGCTGGCTGCAATATTTCGGTAAAGACAGGATTTTCGTCGGCGCACCTGCGCCGCGTGACATTGCCGAAGTGGCATATGGCCGACGCATTGACGACAAGTTACGAAAAGCAACCATAGAACGATTGCTCCCATGCATCGTGGATGGCGCGCCCATCCCTCGCGACCTCGTGGAATCGTGCGTCAGGCGGGCAAGCAATAAAAACGGAATCGAGTACTGGGAATGGGAAAAGGCCCTTGGAATAGCTTGTGCGCTTTATCGAAAACGACATGAAAAGGAGGGGTACACTATGGCGCTTGATGAGAATCGAACGACTCGGGATTATCTGTATGGCAGGTTGCTGGCACTAGCGGAGAACTTGGAACACTGGGCGATTCGGACGGCAGGTGAAAGCAGGCCGACCAACGCGGAAAGGATGATGCAGCGCTTTGCTGATCGACCTTATAGCACATGGCGGACTCTCGAACTTTCGCTGCTCCCTTATAAAGTCAGGCTGGGTGACAAGGCGCACAAGGTTAAATCGTTGTTGGACGCCGTTCATGTCAAGTTTGACCCGCCCGAGGAATTCACCAGAGACGACAGGTTGAGCGGCGAATTCCTGCTGGGTTACCACTGCCAGCGAGCAGCACTGAAACCAGCTGTCGCGAGCGAGGCAACCGGGGCCAATGATGACCTCGATAATTCTGACGACTAA